One region of Culex pipiens pallens isolate TS chromosome 2, TS_CPP_V2, whole genome shotgun sequence genomic DNA includes:
- the LOC120431878 gene encoding LOW QUALITY PROTEIN: 40S ribosomal protein S16-like (The sequence of the model RefSeq protein was modified relative to this genomic sequence to represent the inferred CDS: inserted 2 bases in 1 codon; substituted 1 base at 1 genomic stop codon): HSTQGTRQRRPANTDPLYVNGHPLDQIKPKILQYNLQELLQQLVKEKFTGVYIRNSVCGGCHVVQFYDIRQAISXALDSFYKKXEASLKALITILTQYDRNQLVADPRRCEPKKFEGPDAGAHYQKSYR; this comes from the exons CACAGCACGCAAGGAACCCGTCAACGTCGTCCAGCGAACACCGATCCGCTCTACGTGAACGGACACCCGCTGGACCAGATCAAACCCAAGATTCTCCAGTATAATCTGCAGGAGCTGCTGCAGCAGCTCGTCAAGGAAAAGTTCACCGGCGTGTACATCCGTAACTCGGTTTGCGGTGGTTGTCATGTCGTTCAGTTCTACGACATCCGCCAGGCCATCTCATAGGCCTTGGATTCGTTTTATAAGAA TGAGGCGTCTTTGAAGGCACTCATTACCATCCTGACTCAGTACGACCGAAACCAGCTGGTTGCTGACCCGCGTCGTTGCGAACCGAAGAAGTTCGAAGGTCCCGATGCCGGTGCTCATTACCAGAAGTCGTACCGTTAA
- the LOC120431880 gene encoding serine/threonine-protein kinase PRP4 homolog, translated as MVLEPLAMNLREVLKKYGKNVGLHIKAVRSYTQQLLLALKLLKKSGILHADIKPDNILVNDNNLVLKLCDFGSASAVADNDITPYLVSRFYRAPEIILGLSYDYGIDMWSAGCTIYELYTGKILFSGKSNNQMLKFFMDLKGKIPNKIIRKGQFKDQHFDQNCNFLSHEIDKITEREKVVVVSVIKPNRDLQQELIAGQNLPDDQIRKVGQLKDLLDKVFALDPAKRISLNHALAHPFIQDKI; from the exons ATGGTCCTGGAGCCGCTCGCGATGAACCTGCGCGAGGTGCTGAAAAAGTACGGGAAAAACGTCGGCCTGCACATCAAGGCCGTGCGCAGCTACACCCAGCAGCTGCTGTTGGCGCTGAAGCTGCTGAAAAAGTCCGGCATCCTGCACGCGGACATCAAGCCGGACAACATCCTCGTCAACGACAACAATCTGGTGCTGAAGCTGTGCGACTTTGGGTCGGCGTCCGCCGTCGCGGACAACGACATCACGCCGTATCTGGTATCGCGGTTCTATCGTGCACCGGAGATCATTCTCGGTCTGTCGTACGACTACGGCATCGACATGTGGTCCGCCGGTTGCACCATCTATGAATTGTATACTGGCAAAATCTTATTTAGTGGtaaatcaaataatcaaatgcttaaattttttatggaTTTAAAGGGCAAGATACCGAACAAGATCATACGGAAAGGCCAGTTTAAGGATCAGCATTTCGATCAGAACTGCAACTTCCTGTCGCACGAGATCGACAAGATTACGGAGCGG GAAAAAGTCGTCGTCGTGTCGGTGATCAAACCGAACCGGGACCTACAGCAGGAGCTGATTGCCGGCCAGAATCTGCCGGACGACCAGATTCGTAAAGTGGGCCAGCTGAAGGATCTGCTGGACAAGGTGTTTGCGCTGGATCCGGCGAAGCGAATCTCCCTGAACCACGCGCTGGCGCATCCCTTCATCCAGGATAAGATCTGA